Below is a genomic region from Oreochromis niloticus isolate F11D_XX linkage group LG13, O_niloticus_UMD_NMBU, whole genome shotgun sequence.
ACCCACACTTTAAACTGCTGGTTTCCATATTTCACTGTGGAAGTATTCACAACAAGAACATCAAAACTATGTACATTTTAAAGACAAACTACCAAAAGGTTGGGAAGGACAGCACTGACCTATTTGATAAGCAGCAGTCAAGGCAATATCACAGAGGGCCTGTAGCAGCTTCTCAGATATCATCCTCTCACTATGGACTGACATCATCTGATGAGATCGACAAAGAATAACTGCCAAAGCTTAAACATTTGTACAACAAACTGAGTACGGGGGTGTGTGTCAGACCTACCTTGAAAAGGAAACGGGTAACCTGAGCTGGACAGGGTGAGCTAGAGTCATAAGCTTCCTGAAACAATCCGATATTCACATGCAATCGCAGCTGAGCTGGGCTGGACCTGATGTAAAGCAGGAGAGTGTAAGTAGAGAGAAAGATCAAAGTTATTCATTATTTCGGAAAACTAAGAGTTGAAACTGAGTGTGCAAACTTAAATACATCCCTGAGTGCAGTGTGTTGGATAGGACCAACTGTGCTAATTTACTTTTCTAGTAAGTGCCCTCAGGtcaaaatgtagtttttcttgaCAGGACCTAACTTGCTGTTCATTACCCTGAGAGCAAAATGTCCTCAGCGAAGTTTATCGGAAGGCTCCATATTAGATTATGAAAAAGGTACGTTGTGGCCTTAGGGTATGTACACAAAAAGCCTTTCCATCCTCCGTGCAAAAGTTGTCACTCCACTCTGAAGTACAGTGCACACTATTGACAAATCTAATCAACATCAAGCACTGAGTAAAGCTGCTGTAGAAAATATAACAAGCCAAGACCAATGTTCCAGGTCTTTATTTAAActtgtgcagtttttttttaatgctattGGTATACAagacatatttctttttttatgttcttGTCAAAATTTGTTATCAGATTTTTGGTGTTTATGCAGGAAAAGGAAGTATTTGGTTTGGAGTTCCCCCAGACTGATGAGTCATTCATGCAAATAATTTGgtgtttaaaatttaaaaagccaACACAGAGGCACTCAGAAGAACTTGACACCACTACCAAAAGTGGCCCTCTACCTGACCTTATTCAAGTTGCTAACTTAGTGGATACTTCAAAAATATCTGCCATGCTTCTGAAGATTCAtcatatgtttgtttttgggggCACAAACAGCATGCACTAGAGTTAACCTACAGTCAAACCGGCTGATAATAAAAGCATCTGTGATGTCCACTGGAGGTCAACAGCAGTGTCTGAAAAATGTCAATAATGTATAAAACTGCAATTAGCACAGAGCCCAGTAATAGTCACACTGAAAGAATGCCCGTAGCTGCAGTGTTATTGGATGATTGCTTCTTACAGAAAGCTGAACCATCAAAAGGGATGCACCAATACAACATTTTCTGAATTCCATAACCATATCATGGCTTTGGGTATCTGCCGATACAGTACTGATTCAACATTCAGTATTAAATTAATAAGCTGTATTCCTCACTCTTAGGAAGAGACTGTGAacacatattaataataataataataataatgataataataataataatttttaaaagtggCAAGATTAATAAGTGTACCCGAAACCCAAAAAACACCATCACACATAAAGAAAACACACTCTATGAGTCTCAGTAAATAACACACGAGCTCACTGCTAACGATATTTTATATAGTTCAACAGACAGACTGTAACACTCCTCCCAACAGTTACACACCGAAGAGTCTCTTCCTCAGCTACAATAAGCACACACAAGCTCTCAAAGGGCCATAAGTGAGCATTGAGTGATTCTCAAGGCTACACTTCACTCTCCAGCCAAGAAACAACGAGTCTCATAAAAGCTTCTTATTGATGAGAGCTCCCACTATCTGCTCTGTGTAGCTCTCTTACAATGACCAGTGGTTAGGCTCCCACATCTTCCCTAACCCTCCACATCATACcctaccatcatcatcatcatgccTACTCCTCCTACCATTATTACCTTCAGTGCTGCtaactttgtgtgttttttgtaaatatatcTGGTGACTTTTGGGATTGTGAATCCTCTTTTCATGATACTTCCACCCACTGTACAGGACTCATAAAACCTCTGTTTAATTAGAGGTAGATTTACATAGTTACtgaaatgaaatttaaattttaaagcagaaaagaaagaaaaaagaaagaaaaaaaaatcaccagtctacatgtgttttgtggacttggagaatgCATTCGACTGGGTCCCTCAGGATGTTCTGTGGGAGGGACTgcaggagtatggggtgtctgaaTGGTTGCTACAACCCATTCAATCCTTAAATAATCATTTCAGGAGCTTGGTCCGcatagccggcaataagtcggactcatTCTTGGTGGGTGTTGGATCGATTCTGTTTATAATTGATTGCCTGATTAGTGCTGCAGCTTTGGATAGTGATGGAAAGAATGCGATCAcggatacaagcagcagaaatgagctttctctgaagggtggctaacctctcccttagagataagTTGAGGTGGTCAGCCATCTTAGAGGGCCTCAGAATACAGccgctactcctccacatcgaaaggacgCAGTTTGGGCATCTAaaaaggatgcctcctgggtgaggtgttccgggcatgtcccaccaggaggaggccacggggcagacccaggacgcgctggagggattatatctcttggctggcttgAGAATGCCTGAGTGTTcccctggacaagctggaggaggtgaccAGGGAGAGGgaagtctgggcttctctgctaaGTTTCTAGCTGAATTGGAAGGCCAGTTTACCCTTTGAAGCCGAGGCAACAAAAATGCCCTCAGAGGTTAATTCAGTGTAATTTGTTCAATTAGTATTCAAGACAACTTTAAAGAAATTATAGATGGTCAATTGTTGCTAATGCAGTATTTGGGCAAAGTTTAGAAGATCATCAAAATATCATGCACTCCAAACAATAATTACTTATGTATATCTAATTTTCAGTACAAAAGTACaacaaatgttatttttacacacagaAATTCAACTCACCACAGAAGCGTTTTTTGTGCTGTTCCCTGTGGATTGACCAGGCACTGCCTGAGCTGTAACGTATCCTGGTCAAAGATCTGACCAAACTTCTCCAGGTTGAACACTTCTTCTCCTGGAGGGACTTCTTTGATTGCAGCAGACATCAATGAGTACCGCTGCAAGAATTCCCTGGTAAACAAATCCAAGCAGTTCACAGTTTAGTTAACTCCAGTGAAAGCACGGTCCCCCAGAGACAAAATATAAACTTccagcatgtctttgtgtgcCTTACTGTTGTTCAGAAGAAATGCCCTCCTCTCGGTTCTCCTCTGCTTCTTCATATTCAGCTATCTTCAACAGGTCTTCTTCACATGCAGTTAGGAGTTGTCTCTCAATCTCTTTTGATCTAGTGAATAATGCAGAGAGTTTCATGAAGATGCTGTCGCtcttgaaatgaaatgaaacggCGGTGAAACAACTCACTTCTTATTGCTATTTATTTCCTTCAGTATTTGGTCAAGATTGTTCTTGTAATTGCCTGACTTTGTTGTGGATGGAAATGGTTGCTGAGGAAAACAACATGTGATAGTTAACATCCAAATACAGATAAAGTTTTACTGTCCTTTAGATCAGCAAGCTTATTTTCATACAGTAACAACAGTAACAACATACAACAAAGGCCGAGACATTTTACTTACATTTTTTGACTGAGAGCTCAGACGTCTAGGTGGACTAGGATCTGAGAATGTTCCCTTCTCAGGTGTATCTGAAGGTTTAGTAGCACGCTCCATCATCTCCTCCAAGGAAAGTAGCTGCTCATCCTCACTGCTATGGGAGCTTTGGGTTAGATCCACATCTACTGCAAAACTCAGCCCGAGGTCCAGCTCCACATCTATGGGATCCTCTTCATTTATCTGCTTGTTATCACCTTTACTTTCCTGCCCCTCCAGTGATAGAGACTGACAATAACTAGAAGTCtgttcagcagcagcactgTCAGTCTCTACAGCACCTgtactcacttttttgcagagAAGAGATGGATTTTGGTCACCCTTAAGCTGCCTGTGTGAAGAAGGGATGGGGCTGTTTTTGGTGTCCTTATCTCGAGGAGAAGGTGTTATTAAGTTTTCCAGTTTTACCCGTGTTAACGTTACAGTTGGAAAACTGCCTAGTGGGTTAGGTAAAGTGGACGATGCTTCAAGAAGAGGACCGGTTACTTTGCAGTTTTGAGGTTTCTCACAAGAGGACTCAGTAATTGAGTTGCTGGAGCTTGTCGCAGTGCTGAATGAACGTTTCTCTGTTGTTTTGCTTGTTTCCCCATCTATCCTGGGTTTTACAGTCTTATTTGAGGAGCTAACAATGTACGTCACAGGATCAGGAGTGAAAAGATCATTGGCGTCATAAGAAGCTACAGGTCTTCGTGAACGAGAAGCTTTATTCCGCTCTCCTGTCCGACCACTCAGAGAACTTGAATTTGGTTTTGAGGTTGATTTGTGAGTGCTACTGCTGAGTTTTCTGTTTTCCCCCCCGGGATTACTTCTTTTCGGGGTCTTGACAGAGCTACTACTGGAAGAAAAACCAGAGTGGTGACTGCCTAACTCAGCAGGTGAAGAGCTAGTAGAGTCCTTCTGAGGAACATCAGAGTTTAACAAAGTGCTTGATTTatcccttttatttttttcctcacttgTCTTTTTCACACTTCCTTCATTTGGCTTTAAATGTGATCTCATTTCCTTTAACTGTGGTATATGACTCTGAGAAGAATTTATAAATGATTCCTTTGCACCTGTTGATGTTGTTTTCTCTGTACATTCTTTATGCGATGATGACTTACAGCATGACTGAGAAGGTCCGACAGTAGATGACAGCTCTGAGCATGCTGACTGTCCACATGCCTGTTCTGCATGTAGATGGACATCTGTGGTCTTGTGTTGGTTTTCTGACACTGAAGAATGCGTCACTGATGCCTGAGGTGCAAGTGCAGTGGGAACGGTGGGTTTTGTTGTCTCCGTTTTGTTTGAGTTTGCCCCTTGAGGACATGGTTTCTTGGCATTCTCTGAACAATATTCATACTCGCTGCACCTCTTGTTTGATGAGTAGTTCAAGTCCACTGCtggagaaaggggaaaaaaaagactataTTTTCTTTTGAACAATATTCAGGGTTCACTAATGACTACAAAATGACCAGAATTTACTATAGTTTTAACTATATACGTCTTAAGGTTTTACTATCCACATCAGATAAATATACCTCAATATGTTCACAAAAGAATGATAGTCTGCAACTGCAGAAATTTAATGGCAGTTATTCTGATAATAAACTTATCATTTATTTCAAAGGATAAGGTTATGATTCCAGGTTTTCAAATGTACTATTTTTTAAAGTCACAAATGGCAAAATCACATATTCAAGCTTTCACAATTTGTGCAATGGACACTTTTTTGCCCCTAGgtattatattttatagctcagatgaaaaagtttttttgaatttttaaatcaccaaCAAATCTAATGAAAATATCTACTGGAGCTCTAAATGtcacatgaaaataaataagagtaggtgatatttttttgtttttagcatgAAGAAATTCCTAAAGGCAAATCTGAAGCACAAATTAAAGTGATAACAGATCATCATTAGGGTATTTTTTTAAGACATAAAAACACTTAACACTTTCGTTCACATAGTACATGGATCAAAGTACTGGGCCATACTTCTTAAACTTTGAATTCAGGTTTTCAATCCCTGCCACAGGTGTAAAAATGTAAGCAGCAAGCCATGCAGTCTACCTTTACAAACATTGCAAAGTGTAGGCGTTTACAAGTACTGTGTGTTTGGAGGGTAATAGTATGGCATAGGTTTTTAACGACATGGAAACATTATGTCACCAAGCACACTGCCAACAATCAGAGTGATGTAAAGCATGCCACCACTGGACCGTGAAACAATGGAAATATGTTCATTGTAGTgcttgttaaaatgacgttaacccCATAACCGCTttaacacggcaaatctccgttagctcGGATCACCCCGTGCGTGGGGCAGCACAGCGTCAACATGTTAGCACAGTTAGCTTGCTGGACGGCACCTACCTGCATTATGCCAAGTGTAAATTTTAGAGGAGGGGGATAATGCTTTAGGGGTTGTTTTTCTGGGGCTAGCCTGGGACGATTAGTAAGAGTGAAGGGAAATCTTAATGCATTAGGTTATTAAGACATTTTTGACAATTCTATACttccaactttgtgggaacaatTTGGGAAAGGCCATTTTATGTTTCAGGATGACTGTCCctcagtgcacaaagcaaggtccataaaggtATGGCTGGATGAGTTTGGTATTGAAGAACCTGACTGACCAAGACAGAGCCCTGACCTCAACTCTACTAAAAGAGAGTTCTAAAACCTTtagagtaattttttttttctgtacatgCACACAAAAATTCCCACAGacaaatgataataataataacattgcTGCAGCATGCGAACCATACTGTCAGCCTAGTGCCATTTGTTTGCATCACTTAAGAGATTCCACATTACCTGCAGGTCATTGATATTTTCAGTGTATTGAAGCTACAGGAATTAACAAGCAATACTGCCAAACAGATAACCTATCTGAAAGTTTAGAGTTTACTTTAAATGACAATTTTACCTGAAATTAACTTTTCACTTGAAAGTGTTTGCTCctgttgaaaaaagaaaaattagttAGCAACCTACTTAAGTTATATTTCAACAGCAGTAACATTGTGGCTATGCAATTTatcttataaaaacaaaacacgtgACAACCAGTttagaaattattttgttaaataaacagACTTAATAAATAGCTAATGAATGTACTTTAACTTATTTAAAGCTGTTTTCAGCACGCACTGTGGTACTAAATGTTTCTAGACAATAGCCGATGAACTTgtatgaaaaagaaacaaataatcAAAGCAACTGAATGAGGAATTAAACTGTCTTTAACCTGCCAGCTCCATTTTATAAAGCCAATTTATAATAATAGCCAGTTTGTCCCATGTAAACGGAGTGTTCAGTTTTCTTTCCATGCTCTGCCACCCCTTGCCTAAACCAAATGTAATATTGACatacataatataaatatatattatttacaGTGATAAAAAACCAAAGAGATGCAGACAATCTCCGGCTTTGTTTTACTTGTGAGACTGGGTTATATCAGCCCATATCAAAAAAAATCTCATCTCTTGACAATGTTCAcagttcatgtgtgaaaacagctcgGGTTTTCAGCTAAAGATCTTCCAGCTACTGCCAGTTTCAGAAATATGGACCATAGTTAGTCTCAGCTGTGATTTTAGTCACAAATATTTGAATAGCTgattaaggttaaaaaaaaaaaaaaaaaaaaaaaaatagctgatTCGGGTTTAAAAATAGTGTTGAAAACTCAAAAATGTGTTGCAAATTCAAAAACTGGCGAAAAATTCTCAGTATTTGTAAATCAACAGGTGCTCTTAAATTGCCTTCTCTTTTAAATAACATATACATGTTAATAAGACAAGTCTTCCTACTGCAAATAAAAAACCCTAAATAGTAAGATGAAACCAAATGGCGGTTACGTCTGTTTATAATGCTAAATCATCTATTTTAAAAATCATGCTGCCAAGGCTGACTACGTCATCTTCTATCCTCAATCTAATCAAGTAGTGAAAAGCTCTCAGCCTGACCAGCCTAGCATAAGACTGGACAAGCAGAAAGCATCCATTATGATttcaaaactcaaaataaacTTTGTGTTATTAAAGATATAAAAACTTTACCTGGGAAGAGGCTACAGAGATATGCATGATGGGTAAACGACTACTGTCGGATGAGTGGGGTTTTGGATGGAGATGGTAGCCCTGCAAGGGCCAATGACTGATATTAGAATACCAGCCTTTTGAGTGTGAAGGGGACTGTGGGTGAACTTCATAGGGTGCTCTGTAGTTGAATGATGGGGTTGTAACACTCACAAATGGTCTGTGCAGCTGGACCGTAGGTATAGAATATCCCACATCACTGGACTGAGCCTAACAAAATGTTAAAAGCCACATAAACTCAGCATAACTACTCATAATCATATTGATCATAAAAACACTCGACCAGCACAAAATCTGAGTTTCACCTAAGACCAtatgaaaaaaagatgaaactATACCTTATCTGATTCTTGTCTTTGTGTTGTTACAGCTTTACTTTCTGAGCTGGATGAAGAAGCCTTGAAGTCAGTCACTTGATCTCGGCCTATGTGGGAAGATGGTGACTGGTTGATAACCTCTGGAAGCAAAAATGTCTCAAAAGATCCTGGCTGATGGTCTCCTGGTATTGGCTGAGGGGCATTTGATGACATCCCAATGGTAGCTGGGTTGTTTGGAATAAGCCCTGGAGGTTGAGCAAAGTGTTTTGGGGGACCCAGCCTTTCCTTCGGCATAAAATGAGGTCCATTCACAGGGGAACCAATATTAAGTGAATTAAATCCTGATGAATGGATTAGTCCTGGGGgatgaggattttgccagtgtgGACCTATTCTGTCCCTGTAGGACAGCTCAGGTGTCTGAATTGGCAACATTCTCCTCGGTGGTGGATTAGAAAGCCAGTTAGGGACCTGAGAAGGCTTCATTGGAGTCTCCTGGTGAAAAGATGCGTTGGATAGGGAGCGCTGCTCAACTACAAGGTCCTTTACTAAGGTACAGAAGAAATATGATGCATGCATTAGGTTCTTTTGAAGGAGTTGTTACATTACACCTTAATCATTTACTGTACTTACAAAGGAATATCCatctgtgctttttcttttttattacagGTCTAAATTTATTTTAAGAGGCGCCAAAAAGATCTCCCTCTGACAAACTTATTTTTCTTGTTGTGTCTGATTCCTCTTAAAACCCAAAGCACTATCTGACGCTTTGGTTGGCTTAGTTGTTGATTTAATTGCTCATTAACAGTCCCACAGCATGAAACTACACAATAAGTGAGactatataataaaataaacaaaatcataaACGTTACAGTCGAGTGCTTTATTGCACAGTAAGTAAACGCATACACACTGGAGGCAAAATCTCACGGAGCAGGTTCAAGTAAAGGTTATTTTCATGAAAATCAACATTCGACCTGTCACTTCAACTCACCTTTACTTCTCGGTGAGAAGCAAGCTCCAAGTGGGCTgcaagaaagacagagaaatgggAACTCATCACATTTCTATTAACGTTTGAAGTTAGCCCGGTCACCAAGCCGACGACAATGACGcaacttcagtttttgttttgtttttttccccacacaaacacacaaaaaagcgaATAAGAAGACGACCAACAAAGCACGAGTTAACCTTCCACAGCCAACAAAAGCGAGACACCTGCTAGACAACTTCTGCTTGGCTAATGGTTACCAATCACGGCATGCTACGTGAGGTGACAACATGAGATCAGCAAGAGCAAATGGTTTGACGCTTTGACAAGTCGTGATATTGCGTTGACATAAGAAACGTCTTATCGCCTCAAAATAACATCACCTAGCAGTGTCGCTTGAGAACCTCAGTCCCAAACAGACGTTAACAAACTGGCTAACGGTTAAATGTTATTATCTGTCAATATGCTAGGAGCTAGAGAACAGAAAGCTAAGTATGAGAACGTTATTCATTAGCGTCAGTTCCTCGCGTCGTGTTGGACTCGCTTTAAGAAGAAACCAAAACCAGCTTTGAACGCTGTATTTTAGAACCAACATAAATGTCTTGCTGTAGCGAgctaacaaataataaaatgcaTAATAAATACTAGCAAGTCGTTTCAGGAAGTAATGTTTAGCTAGCTGGCTAACGCGCGTGCAAATTACCAGTACATTGCGCTTCAGAGTTAGCAGTTCTTCATACCGAGTGTCTCCTTGGTTTTCTGTTGCTTTCCTCATTTTGAGGACTGGTAAGTCTGTTTGCAACTACATACGGTGGCAATAACACGTTACTTGTGAATCCCGGTGCTACAAACATCCTCTCCCGCTTGCAACCGCTTAGACAACACGAACTGCATCATGGAACTTGGAGTTCAAAAGTATTTCACTTTAAAGGAACTCTTTCAGGAGATGTTCAAACTATTTCCCCAAGTCTTTTTCCACTGAGACTTCAAAGTACTTCCGAAATAGAGCTGAATCTATCTATTAGAACCCACcttgtcatttttaattttttttgaggTCATCATGACAAATGGTTATTTCTTGAAAATGTCTGGAAGTACAATATGCCCTTGGGACAAAAAATACTTTCTCCTTCATGAGTTTAGTCAAAATTGTGGTTTGACCACCAGCAAGATTTCATGCTTCATTCATTTTACTTTTggatatttgtcacatttataTATCaaacacataattaaacaccttttaatattagacaaagataacccaagtaaatacaaaatgcagttctAAACTCTATTATTAAAGGGGAAAAGCCACCCAAACCTGtgactgtgtgaaaaagtaatttcccACTAAAACTAATAACTGCTTGTACCATTTCACACATTTTTAGCTGGTCTAAAGTCAGCTGCAAGACCAGCTGATAGAAAAGGATgaggacaaacaaacaaacacagtaaCAAGTACAATTATTCATTTAGACCTTTTATCTTTATTCCCATAATTCATTTGTCACAATATCATTGTCTAAACAGTGGATTGATCACATGTACGGTgcaaaacacacagcatagCACCATTCAAAATGCCAACAAATAACAAAGACAGCAACAACATAGAAGGAGACAGCATATAATTTAATCATAGACAAGCAAAGTAAGAGAAAAGGACTGTTAGTCTGTCCTTATCGTCCCGTCCTGCTCTCAAGAGATTGTAAAATGACATTCCGCTATTAGTGAAAAGGATGAAATGAATGACATAGAAAATAACTTATGTACACTTTGTGGTActatttatgtaaaaaaatatgGTAAATCTATATTTTGAATTAATTTCTAATATCCTACAATATCCCAGTATCCTGGATCACCCAAAGAAATAACAATGCCATCTAAACAGGTATAATTTCTTTACCACTGTCAGTATCTCACCAAAATAAAGTAGCAGTATTGTATGTGAGGTCAACAGAGACCTCATCTCTCAGTATTGCTAACCTTGGAATTGCCTGCACCATGAAATGCATACATGGATTTTAGTCTTTCCTCTGCTTTTTACTATTTAAAGGCATTCAAATATCACAACCATTTGCTTAATGATGT
It encodes:
- the slf2 gene encoding SMC5-SMC6 complex localization factor protein 2 isoform X6, coding for MKPSQVPNWLSNPPPRRMLPIQTPELSYRDRIGPHWQNPHPPGLIHSSGFNSLNIGSPVNGPHFMPKERLGPPKHFAQPPGLIPNNPATIGMSSNAPQPIPGDHQPGSFETFLLPEVINQSPSSHIGRDQVTDFKASSSSSESKAVTTQRQESDKAQSSDVGYSIPTVQLHRPFVSVTTPSFNYRAPYEVHPQSPSHSKGWYSNISHWPLQGYHLHPKPHSSDSSRLPIMHISVASSQEQTLSSEKLISAVDLNYSSNKRCSEYEYCSENAKKPCPQGANSNKTETTKPTVPTALAPQASVTHSSVSENQHKTTDVHLHAEQACGQSACSELSSTVGPSQSCCKSSSHKECTEKTTSTGAKESFINSSQSHIPQLKEMRSHLKPNEGSVKKTSEEKNKRDKSSTLLNSDVPQKDSTSSSPAELGSHHSGFSSSSSSVKTPKRSNPGGENRKLSSSTHKSTSKPNSSSLSGRTGERNKASRSRRPVASYDANDLFTPDPVTYIVSSSNKTVKPRIDGETSKTTEKRSFSTATSSSNSITESSCEKPQNCKVTGPLLEASSTLPNPLGSFPTVTLTRVKLENLITPSPRDKDTKNSPIPSSHRQLKGDQNPSLLCKKVSTGAVETDSAAAEQTSSYCQSLSLEGQESKGDNKQINEEDPIDVELDLGLSFAVDVDLTQSSHSSEDEQLLSLEEMMERATKPSDTPEKGTFSDPSPPRRLSSQSKNQPFPSTTKSGNYKNNLDQILKEINSNKKSKEIERQLLTACEEDLLKIAEYEEAEENREEGISSEQQEFLQRYSLMSAAIKEVPPGEEVFNLEKFGQIFDQDTLQLRQCLVNPQGTAQKTLLWSSPAQLRLHVNIGLFQEAYDSSSPCPAQVTRFLFKMMSVHSERMISEKLLQALCDIALTAAYQIVKYGNQQFKVWVPSLTDVTLVLMNMGVPFVKLFPFENLQPPFTEGDLLEDVCIKSDSPTHNKEETTFPEHNCSNVLKYLSYCMGLCPRAYSDNELLLLLTVMSHIGLETRLILESSVALEPLLCKIVNNIRDWDALLPKICLALTDLTDDHHNMCLLVHLLPDNIRGKELRRHLSLCMISKLLDGNCKYKPVEREFQLSELRPYLPRMQPSSLFRHMTSTSGMNQKDKEEDLGTLDQQSYYLCYSLLTLANEASNFQFFPAHQKKQLLFLSTELETHVKCDIRESEKCLYRSKVKDLVARIYTKWQMLLQRTRPLDDKLYDYWQPGDTLGYSQEEQEDEDDTAEEETVVEEEVEGGEEEDGETTITEQNEAVMVAEEKKDARVEPEEDTKLGEAEKDTNVIAAEEGTKFGEQEDMNTAETEEDMNIDEVLMEEGGVPNDMSKTEEEKETVPVNLNQVVPETDPQALVESEGVDEQVAAPNIERVDEDAETEAREGSHPAPTPGLF